Proteins co-encoded in one Aspergillus luchuensis IFO 4308 DNA, chromosome 6, nearly complete sequence genomic window:
- a CDS encoding uncharacterized protein (SECRETED:SignalP(1-19);~antiSMASH:Cluster_6.6) gives MRILLLSLLLSLFTTITHSLPHYGVTLPPPPTDPAKPPTSPYYPWKSRLASSADHVDKTTLYSIARAAHNQGQTHFADYLKHYLGNTGRDAHVSVDEMLSAMPQFRAEVHELAKFKAKLAYEAVMMTRPDEAPVVPFTSFWHEYVATPDQSWDWFLSVGRFVYSVTGVVKMDEETGGVTVHYAVHVFTYCDWDGGRDVRIGQFRFDEGRLAGLQVTGLAREFKIRGSSQSRLIEGYTPVQGF, from the coding sequence ATGCgaatactactattatctCTACTTCTATCGCtattcaccaccatcacccactccctcccccactaCGGCGTCACTCTCCCCCCACCTCCCACCGACCCAGCCAAACCACCCACATCCCCCTACTACCCATGGAAATCCCGACTAGCCAGCAGCGCCGACCACGTCGACAAAACCACCCTGTATAGCATTGCGCGCGCAGCGCACAACCAAGGGCAGACACACTTCGCCGACTACCTCAAGCACTATCTGGGGAACACGGGGCGGGATGCGCACGTTTCCGTGGACGAGATGTTATCAGCGATGCCGCAATTCCGCGCCGAAGTGCACGAGTTAGCGAAATTCAAAGCCAAGCTCGCCTACgaggcagtgatgatgacccGACCGGACGAGGCGCCCGTCGTGCCGTTTACGAGTTTCTGGCACGAGTATGTGGCCACGCCGGATCAGAGCTGGGATTGGTTCTTGTCCGTGGGGAGGTTCGTGTATAGTGTGAcgggggtggtgaagatggatgaggagacgGGCGGAGTGACGGTACATTATGCGGTGCATGTGTTTACTTATTGTGATtgggatggggggagagaTGTGCGCATTGGCCAGTTCCGGTTCGATGAGGGCAGACTGGCTGGATTGCAGGTGACGGGGCTGGCGAGGGAGTTTAAGATTCGCGGGTCGAGTCAGAGTAGGTTGATCGAAGGGTATACTCCTGTGCAGGGATTCTAA
- a CDS encoding uncharacterized protein (COG:G;~EggNog:ENOG410PW2N;~InterPro:IPR003378;~SECRETED:SignalP(1-22);~antiSMASH:Cluster_6.6;~go_component: GO:0016020 - membrane [Evidence IEA];~go_function: GO:0016757 - transferase activity, transferring glycosyl groups [Evidence IEA]): MPRRRLILVAALLALGLLYTLTSHGASSPPLQIIPNDCPSRPDLDNILVVLKTGVTESRTKVPIHLSTTLRCIPNHVLFSDYVEQLSPTHFTHDVLASLSPALLNHNPELDLYRRVRAEGPAALTAADLNPDVNTPIGKPNNPGWKLDKWKFLPMLDEALRVKPDANWYIFLEADTYLVWDNFLQWLRRFDPSKPWYLGNQMQIVDAIFAHGGSGFALSRPALVQAVNQRKRTSDGWERAVAEHWAGDCMLGILLENVGVDLTWSWPMLQIAPPEEMDYFSIGYAKRPWCYPAVSFHHLDEQGIRQLNDLERELGPLKTPLLYRDVFLKLVRPELRDVRTEWDNLVDGDPVAVSSFAACRGVCTREAKCLQYAYNETEGACRTSTVLALGHARPGLSAGWMTERIDAMAESLGECREISWID, from the coding sequence ATGCCACGCCGCCGCCTCATCCTGGTCgccgccctcctcgccctcggccTCCTCTACACCCTCACTTCCCACGGcgcatcctcccctcctctccagaTCATCCCCAATGACTGTCCCTCACGCCCCGATCTCGACAACATTCTAGTCGTCCTCAAAACCGGTGTCACCGAATCACGCACCAAAGTCCCCATCCACctttccaccaccctccGCTGCATTCCCAACCACGTCCTCTTCTCCGACTACGTCGAACAGCTCTCCCCCACCCACTTCACCCACGATGTCctcgcctctctctctcccgcTCTCCTCAACCATAACCCTGAACTCGACCTCTATCGTCGCGTGCGCGCCGAAGGCCCTGCCGCTCTCACTGCCGCTGACCTGAACCCCGACGTCAACACCCCGATCGGCAAACCCAATAACCCCGGCTGGAAACTCGACAAATGGAAGTTCCTTCCCATGCTGGACGAGGCTCTGCGCGTCAAACCAGATGCGAACTGGTACATCTTCCTCGAGGCCGATACCTACCTCGTCTGGGATAATTTCCTCCAGTGGCTACGGCGCTTCGACCCCTCCAAACCATGGTACCTCGGCAATCAGATGCAGATCGTGGATGCCATTTTCGCTCACGGTGGTTCCGGGTTTGCGCTGTCGCGCCCGGCGCTCGTGCAGGCGGTTAATCAGCGCAAGCGGACTAGCGATGGATGGGAACGTGCCGTGGCGGAACATTGGGCTGGGGATTGCATGCTGGGGATTCTGCTCGAGAATGTCGGGGTGGATCTGACGTGGTCGTGGCCGATGCTGCAGATCGCTCcgccggaggagatggattaCTTCTCCATTGGGTATGCGAAGCGGCCGTGGTGTTATCCGGCCGTGTCGTTTCATCATCTGGACGAGCAGGGCATTCGGCAGTTGAATGACCTGGAGAGGGAGCTGGGGCCGCTGAAGACACCGCTGCTGTACCGCGATGTGTTCCTCAAGCTGGTCCGACCGGAGCTGCGCGATGTTCGCACCGAGTGGGATAACCTGGTCGACGGGGACCCCGTGGCCGTGAGCAGCTTCGCGGCCTGTCGGGGCGTGTGCACGCGCGAGGCCAAGTGTCTGCAGTACGCATATAACGAGACGGAGGGAGCGTGTCGCACGTCCACGGTGCTGGCGCTGGGACATGCGCGACCGGGACTATcggctggatggatgaccGAACGCATTGATGCGATGGCGGAGAGTCTGGGTGAATGTCGCGAGATCagctggattgattga
- a CDS encoding flavin monoamine oxidase family protein (COG:Q;~EggNog:ENOG410PWDT;~InterPro:IPR001613,IPR036188,IPR002937;~PFAM:PF13450,PF01593;~antiSMASH:Cluster_6.6;~go_function: GO:0016491 - oxidoreductase activity [Evidence IEA];~go_process: GO:0055114 - oxidation-reduction process [Evidence IEA]): MARRPQTCHYSCSSTPASSSRLEIEIEATVAVPDSVPTSLSLPSPTETTDVLIIGAGLSGLMAAETILQSGHSCIVLEGRDRVGGKTWSCPLPSGTGVVDLGAAWINDTNQSMMYELAKRAGAELIEQNTTGNCLLQREDGALTAFPYGQTPCITPQIQKEIELIRDTAELDCQSLSTSRPQNAELDSLSFLAYLHSRNASPIAVANASVWTRAMLGQEPQDISALYFLNYCKSGGGLLQMRSDRKHGAQYLRVRQGTQIFAKTLAESLPTDTIRFGQRVVGITQVQKGVNYVKTESGLVIKAQKVICSVPTPVLKTIKFEPQLPAAKQLLVDSFRYGYYTKVMLSFRTAWWADRGFCGLAQSFVGPASIYRDTSVPEDGKWVLTAFLAGDAGRKWSGLGSQRERELALLEQLGAIYGDKDLPKREFVEALGHEWSTEELSGWGCPCPALPPGVLTLAGDALREPFRDVHFVGTETAEEWKGYMEGAVRSGKRGAVEAVKGLTRSQL; encoded by the exons ATGGCTCGCCGGCCACAAACCTGCCATTACTCTTGTTCCAGTACCCCAGCTAGCAGTTCCAGACTGGAAATCGAGATTGAGGCTACCGTTGCGGTGCCGGACTCTGTCCCAActtcgctttctcttccctctcccacagAAACCACCGATGTGCTTATCATCGGCGCGGGCCTGTCTGGCCTCATGGCTGCTGAAACCATCCTCCAGTCTGGTCACTCGTGCATCGTGCTCGAAGGCCGCGACCGCGTGGGCGGCAAGACCTGGTCTTGTCCCTTGCCCAGTGGCACCGGGGTGGTCGATCTCGGCGCTGCCTGGATCAACGATACCAACCAGAGCATGATGTATGAGCTGGCAAAACGGGCTGGTGCTGAATTGATCGAGCAGAATACTACGGGTAACTGTCTTTTGCAGCGAGAGGACGGCGCCCTCACTGCATTCCCTTACGGGCAGACTCCATGC ATAACTCCTCAAAtccaaaaagaaattgaacTTATCCGCGACACTGCCGAACTTGACTGCCAATCTCTCTCCACCAGTCGACCTCAGAATGCCGAACTCgactccctctccttcctcgcctATCTCCATTCCCGCAACGCCAGCCCCATCGCTGTAGCTAACGCCTCCGTCTGGACTCGCGCCATGCTCGGCCAAGAACCTCAGGACATCTCCGCTCTATACTTCCTCAACTACTGTAAATCGGGTGGCGGACTACTCCAAATGCGCTCTGATAGGAAACACGGCGCGCAGTATCTGCGTGTGCGACAGGGGACGCAGATCTTTGCGAAGACGTTGGCTGAGTCATTGCCCACGGATACAATTCGCTTCGGGCAGAGAGTGGTGGGGATTACACAGGTGCAGAAAGGGGTGAACTATGTCAAAACGGAGAGTGGATTGGTGATCAAGGCTCAGAAGGTCATTTGTTCAGTGCCGACACCTGTCCTTAAGACGATCAAGTTCGAGCCGCAACTACCAGCTGCTAAGCAGCTGCTGGTCGATTCATTCAGATATGGTTACTACACTAAGGTGATGTTGTCATTCCGGACGGCGTGGTGGGCGGATCGTGGGTTCTGTGGACTGGCGCAGTCGTTTGTTGGTCCTGCGTCGATTTACCGCGATACGAGTGTGCCGGAGGATGGTAAATGGGTGCTCACGGCGTTTTTGGCCGGCGACGCTGGGAGGAAGTGGTCTGGGTTGGGGAGTCAAAGGGAGCGTGAACTAGCATTGTTGGAGCAGTTGGGTGCGATTTATGGCGATAAGGATCTGCCCAAGAGAGAGTTCGTCGAGGCTCTCGGTCATGAGTGGTCGACTGAGGAACTCTCTGGCTGGGGCTGTCCTTGTCCGGCACTGCCACCAGGTGTGTTAACGCTGGCTGGGGATGCCCTCCGAGAGCCGTTCCGGGATGTGCATTTCGTGGGAACGGAGACGgcggaggagtggaagggaTATATGGAGGGAGCTGTGCGCagtgggaagaggggggcaGTGGAGGCTGTTAAGGGGCTGACGAGGAGCCAGTTGTGA
- a CDS encoding alpha-hydroxy acid oxidase (COG:C;~EggNog:ENOG410PKHE;~InterPro:IPR012133,IPR037396,IPR008259,IPR013785, IPR000262;~PFAM:PF01070;~antiSMASH:Cluster_6.6;~go_function: GO:0003824 - catalytic activity [Evidence IEA];~go_function: GO:0010181 - FMN binding [Evidence IEA];~go_function: GO:0016491 - oxidoreductase activity [Evidence IEA];~go_process: GO:0055114 - oxidation-reduction process [Evidence IEA]): MANRPKDHDSKVLTIADLAIEAQKRLPPVVRDYFNEGAGDLITLKDNEAAYNRYKLLPRVLRDVDALDTSTTIFGKKVKFPLGFAPAAAHKLAHADGEVGTSRAAAAHDIPMCLSSWATTGIDDVIAQGTGNPYAMQVSFFRDVEITRRIIQKAEKAGYKALFVSVDLPVLGNRLNESRNNFNFPRDMRFPVLAEGIEELGLKDTYERGYDGSIRWDKTIAWLRQNTKLEIWLKGVYSPEDIQLAIDHKVDGVVISNHGGRQLDGVPATLDALRICAPVAKGKIPLAVDGGIRRGADVFKAIALGASMCFVGRIPIWGLAYNGEKGVDLAVKILYDEFCRTMKLAGCRTIADITPEHLAVLETNGLLAKL, translated from the exons ATGGCCAACCGTCCCAAAGATCACGACTCCAAAGTCCTCACCATCGCCGATCTGGCCATTGAGGCCCAGAAACGGCTTCCTCCGGTCGTGCGCG ACTACTTCAACGAAGGCGCCGGCGACCTCATCAC TCTAAAAGACAACGAAGCAGCCTACAACCGATACAAACTACTCCCTCGCGTCCTTCGCGACGTAGATGCCCTCGACACTAGCACCACCATTTTCGGCAAGAAAGTGAAATTCCCCCTCGGCTTTGCCCCGGCTGCCGCGCACAAACTCGCTCATGCAGATGGCGAAGTAGGCACCTCGcgtgcagctgcagcgcaCGATATCCCCATGTGCTTGTCCTCGTGGGCAACAACAGGCATCGATGATGTGATTGCCCAGGGGACGGGGAATCCGTATGCCATGCAGGTATCGTTCTTCAGGGATGTAGAGATTACGAGGAGGATTATTCAGAAGGCAGAAA AGGCCGGATACAAAGCATTGTTCGTGAGCGTGGATCTCCCTGTACTAGGGAACAGATTGAACGAGTCTCGGAATAACTTCAATTTCCCGAGAGATATGCGGTTTCCAGTACTGGCAGAGGGAATTGAAGAGTTGGGGTTGAAGGACACGTATGAGCGTGGCTACG ATGGCTCTATTCGCTGGGACAAGACGATCGCCTGGCTACGACAAAACACGAAGCTCGAAATCTGGCTCAAGGGTG TCTACTCCCCGGAAGACATCCAACTAGCCATCGACCACAAAGTCGACGGCGTTGTCATCTCCAATCACGGCGGTCGTCAACTCGACGGTGTCCCCGCCACCCTGGACGCACTGCGCATCTGCGCGCCCGTAGCAAAAGGGAAGATCCCTCTAGCAGTGGACGGGGGCATTCGACGGGGAGCAGACGTGTTCAAAGCCATTGCGCTGGGAGCGTCGATGTGTTTTGTAGGGAGGATTCCGATCTGGGGATTAGCG TATAACGGCGAGAAAGGCGTCGATCTAGCGGTCAAGATCCTCTACGACGAGTTCTGTCGCACAATGAAGCTAGCTGG GTGTCGAACTATAGCAGATATCACGCCGGAGCACTTGGCGGTATTGGAGACGAATGGGTTATTGGCGAAGCTATAA